DNA from Elaeis guineensis isolate ETL-2024a chromosome 2, EG11, whole genome shotgun sequence:
tattcttttattatagtattattttacAACAATGCAGCGTTgctttataatagtataatattattttatagtagtGTAGTGTTGTTTTATATCtacaaagataattagattatttCATCCTCATTTGGTAAATACTTTTAAGTTACATTTCAAATAGGAagctatttttatttaaaatttatatagataatttttttaaaaaatttaaatttaaataaataatttttttctaatttatcttaaaatttatatatattatatttatatttttaatatgcgTACATACCAACGCTAACACTAGACTTGCCGGTTGCAAAATCAAGTGATTCTTAGATTTCGAtcgcaaaagaagaagaagaggaatagTTGCTCTCTCCTTCTTGGCATCCAATTTCGGGTACGTTGTTGTATCTTCCCCAGATGGATAGAAGTGTCCAGCGACTGCTGAACCGCGTGTCGCTGGCCTTCGCCACCATTGCCACCGTCTCCCTCCTCCACATCTACTACCACAACTCCCTCTCCTGTGCCCCCGCCGGCGACGCCGCCTACCGTCACCACCACCAGACCCTCACCCTAACACTCTCTCCCTTCCCCAAGACATCCTGCGACGCCGCCGCCCGCGACCACATCACCCCCGAGAAGCGTTTCGCCAAGCTCCGCTCTTCCCGCGCCTGGCGCAGCCGCGTCGACGCCTTCGCTGACCTCTTCCGCCCTCTCCACCCCCTCGGCCTCCTCTCCAACGCCTCCCACGTCCTCTGCGTCTCCGCCGGCGCCGGCCACGAGGTCGCCGCCCTCCATGAGTCCGGCGTTGCCGACGTAACCGCCGTCGATCTCGTCGACTTCCCTCCGCTCGTCAGCCGATCCGACCCCCACAATCTCCCTTTCTTCGATAGCGTCTTCGATCTCGGCTTCAGCGCCGGCCTCGCCGGGGCGCTCTTCCCGACCCGTTTCGTCACTGAGCTCGAGCGCACCGTCCGCCGGGGCGGCGCCACCGTCCTCGCCGTGGATCGCTGCTCCCCAAAGGAAGTGGACGAAATTAGGGCTTTGTTCCGGAGGTCGAGTCTCTTGGAGGTTAGGAATGTCACCTTCATTGGATCTGAAATGACTCTTATTATAATGAAAAACAACGGAAAACCCCCGTCTTGATATCTGAAATCtctttatcatcatcatcattattattttttgtagATGATGTGTTTGTATTTGTATAATTCTCATTGATTTATTTCTTTCGTTATAGATTTAATTGAATTGTTGATTTTAATTCTGATAGTTACCTGCTTAATTCTGTTGTATGCCATCGAATCAAATGCCTACATTTAGAATTCTTGGGAAGGGCGGAGGTTGATTTCTCAGGTTGAAGTGGAAAAGAACCTTTTTCATGCAAACAGAGAGAAAGAATTATATATAGTTGATGTAGGTTCATCTTTGACATATTCTTCTGAGGTAGTTTATCGTTCCAAAATCTCCATTTGAGCTGAATTTTTACATTGTCAGGAACCTTTTGAAGGATAAGGATGCAATGCAGGGTTCTCTGTTTAAATTCTTTAAATCCAAGTTAGTTATTGTAAGCTTGGTTGGTGACAGATGTATTGCAGCAATAGGTTACTCATtctgaaagaaaataaatacGTATTGATTTAGTACATGTATGGTTAGTGACCTCCTCCATTTTTTCCCCCCACCATGAAAATGATGCTCTTAGATGTCCCAAATCTGATCAATGTTAATTAATCCAGGTTACTTCAGATCTTTTACTTCCATTGATGAGAAAACCATTTTGGGGGTGGGGGGTGGCCCCCCAGTTACAACCTAAGAAAACGAATCCCAACAGCATCAGCATTTGCAAATTGAATAAGTGTAGGAGTGGAAGTCATGGAGCCAAATTCTGGGTGTGGTGAGGGTTGTAGCTGAAATTGCCAGGTAGTCTGCAGCCTTTATAACATCTTTAATGTGACCTAAAGAACAATAAATTAAATCTGACATTTTGTTGTTTGGCTTTTCCTCTCTTATTTTGCATAGCAAAATTTAAAATGCTGGTTTGTCAGCTGATTCCTATCTGGTGACAAATTTGCATGTCTTGGAATTTCCTATATCACTTTAGAGAAAGATCCTTATAGCTAATATAACACTAGTACTAAGCAATTAGCAATGTATTATTGATTTGTAAAGGAAAAGCATTCTTTTTTGCTGATGTTCAATAACCTAATCTCTAGAAACAAAAAACTTGAGGAGACATATAGAAACTTTGTCAAAAACATTAAGAAGGAATGTATGTATTTTATTGCCTTTATCATTCTCTATCTACCTATAATAAAATTCTTATGAATCTCTTCCACTTTCTATCAGTATTGACTCATCTGCTCCAGCTTCTATTTTCATTCTGCTCTTCCCCAGCTTTGTGCAGTTTAATTTGGAAATTCCAAGTCTCAAGGAACCCTGCGAGGCATTCTCTGATTGCATGATCTTAGGTTGCATAATTAGTCAGGTAGGCTTCCAATCTACCAAGTGTCTTATATTTTAGTAGCAGGCTCCTCGGTTTCTTAAAGTTCCTAATTCAACAATTTAATACTAAGAAGATTAAGCTTAAGCTGGGCGTTGTATCTAAATGTTCTGAGTTTGATGGGTCATAGGATGACatgttgatgggatcaaattttttaGTTTCTTCATGTTAATCAGACTCTCAAAGACTTGTTCGATATTAGTTTTgttttctgtttttctttttcaaagtCCAAGTAGAAAATTAATTAAACTGAAAAAACATGTACTGCAAAACCTTTTTGTTCTTGAAATTGCTTGTAATGTATCAAGAGCAAAGATTTGCTCTCAATATTTTACCTTTTTTGGAAATGGCAGCAAAGATTTGCCATTTCCAAAAAAGGTGAAAATAAAACTGGTAATGAAATAAACCCATGCAAATGCTGGCTACAACATCAATCTCCATGTGGTCTTTCACTAATTTATAGGAAAACAAAAACATGAAAACAACAGTAGAAAACGGGCCCTAAGTCATTTGAATTTAGATGAGTTTTCTGACTTGGAAGTTCAGGGGCGTAACCCCTTAGGATGGATAAATAGAGGAGGAAGTTTGAATGTTTCTAATAAAGTTTATTGGTTTTGGTTACATCATTTACAGTTTATGAGACTTAAACATATTTGAGATGAAGTTTATTGGTTCTGGTTACATCATTTACAGTTTATGAGACTTAAACAGAAGTTGTTAATTACCAAGAGGAGGACAAACATTGTAGGCTAGTTTGACTGGCATAAAACTATCAAAGCATCATATTGCTTTCCACTCTATCATCTCTAATTTGGTGTGATAACAAACCActgtttgttttcttttcttctcctgcTGATGTTTTGTACACAAATATATGAAGCTGACATATGGATATTAAACTGTGTGGTCATCTGTTTCCATTCTTTGTAAAGCCAGTCAACCACCTTCTGTCACCCTTTGCTTTAACTCCTTGAGCATTTCTTTTTCTGACTGTAAGTCCTTAGCCGCCATACAAGCCCACAATGACAACTCCTATATCTTCTTGGATCAATCCTCAAGCTAAACCCTTGCTTAGTCATAGTAAAGCCTGCTTCCAGTCCTACATACCGTCTTGGTACTTTGTAGATCCAACTGATCCTATGCATTTCTGTTTAGAAGATTGTCAGTGCATAATCTAAATGAAAACCATATCCATAAATTTTGAGAACACTTCTTGCATCAAGCAACCATTCCAGAGCTCTTGTTTAGTTTTCACAATCCTATGTTCATTCTGAGTAGGATTGATATAGGATTGGTAATGGTGGCTAGCGTCATTTGTTTTAGGGCCGAGTACTTTTCCTCGAGTCATCATGCCTATTTACAAGTTGATTTTGTTTTGATCCTTGGCTTGGATGATATAAAAAGTGCTTGAAAGCTAAGAAATATATTAATCAGATGAGGATTGATGTTGGTGTTTAATGAAACAAGGTTGAAGTCATGTAGGAATACAGTTATGTGGTTTAAGTGGCAGTTTTTTGATATCGATAATGGAACATTGTTgtagatttattataatcttcGATGCACTGCAAGGCCTTGAAATAGCCAGGCGGCTGATAGTAGACTTTAAGTGATATGAATCTGTTATCAGTGATGTTTGTTTCTTTCTATAATTACTTGTTTTTCATCTATCGAAAACAAACTGATCTCTAGCAGAAACTCCtccatgccttttttttttttttggttgtggaGGTGGCCCTGTTTGATGAGAGACAATGGGTAAAAGCTATAATGGAATTTGGAGGACAGAAGCTGAATATGAATGATGGCTTTTACACAGCAAATTTTGTGAGGCTGCTGATGGAGATGAGGCAAAGGTGATGATTACAATCCTGAAATCAATGCTATATATATCTGTAAATAGAATTTAAACTAGGTGGATGAAATGTAGAGAGTACTTGCCTACTGCATGCCAGCACCTCTAACAGCATTGAGACTGGTTATGTTTAAGAATATTTCAGCACATAAGTGATATGGTAATTTAGGTGTAAGGCTTCATACTTATCAAAATAGGAAAGGCGGTGATTATCATTTCTGAGATAGCCAGAGACTGGGCCATTAATGAGGACTTTGGTGGAGATCTTTGAACTTTTTGCTAGCAAAATGGAGCTGGTTAGACTATTGACTCCAACGTCAAATGGCAGAATAGAGGGGGAGAAACCTTTGTTCTCCAGGAATATcatgctgaaaaaaaaaaaaaagatatgtatGATGGAAGTAGCAGTAAAACCTTTTTCTTATGGTTTCTGATGTTCAGCGGAAGCAAGAGAAAGACTTGTTAGAACTGAGTAATCCTGTGCAAGGAAGGGCTTTGAAGAGGGACAATGAAATCAGATGTGGTGGACATTGTAATTGTAGGTTCCAGTGATCCTCCCTATGCTGGAAAACATGACTCTGAATAGAAATTGTTAAATgaacatcctctgttaagcaaaTTTTACTGAAATAAATCTTGTTAATTGTGATTAGCACATTATAACAGAAGCTAAATTTGGCCAGTTGAACACATTTTACTACAAGAAGTGGGACCATAAGCATACATGGAATATCAAGACCTAACATGGCTAAACCTCTCTAATTATTGTAAGATCCTGTTGTTTCAATTATTCTAAAACAGAGGTAACAAATTTGGGGATTTCTTAATCAGCTCATGTTCATTGTGGAAGTTTAGAGTTTGATCATCATAACAAATTGGCAAGCAACATTTACGACAAATTATCTAAGAGATCCATTTTGCTGGCCAAGCCTTCAACATGGCCTGGAGATGAGGGTCATGACTCTGTTCACTGCAACATTATCAGGAGTGCTGCTTTTTTGCTTAACTGACAAGACCTCGTTCATCTACTAGTCAACAGCTGTACAAAGAACAATCAgttttcaagaattttttcttctgAAATTCATTAATTTGGTAAATTGGGCTACCGATAATAGTTGGATTAAATTGAAACATTGTCAGGCGAATTTAATATTATGTAGGTGGCTTTCAGCAAGAATGAAGTATATCAATGTTGTCTGTAAACTTTTTGAGTTATGAGGATTGGAAAGAAACCATGAGGAATTCTGAATTGGTTGAACTGCTTCTAGCTACCTTTGGAATGAGGACCCTCCTGGTTTGCTGAGCTTGCCGTTTTTGCAATTGCTTGTTAAATGGGGTCATAATTGTATTAGATTACATGATGATTGCTCTGGCTATTTATCTGCTATGAAGTGTGGATTTGAACTGTCTGTGCTATTTCCCTTTTTTCCCTTCCTTTGAAATGGAGGACAATAAGTTAGTAGAATTCTAAATCGGTAAAATGAATTCAAATTATCCTCAGGCTATGAGATATCATGCTAAGAAGGAGAGAAGCATCAGAATGCAGTGCACATATATGCTGCTATATgctcctttctcttttttctcttttcctagAGAAAGGCCAAAGTTGCCCATCAACACTTCATTGAGCTGATGAAATAAGATATAACGAAAGAAGAGTTATAAAAGATATCTGAAGCATGCAATATCATTACATGCAGATAGAATCTTCAAGTCCATACTCCCAAACTTTAACAATTTCTTCTATAAGCAACATTTCGGTTTTAGCAGAGATTTGAAATATCCTTGAAACATTAGAAAGATGATGTTATGGTCTGCGATTGAGCCACTCTTTTTTCTTTGGTTTTTTCCCTCAGTGCGTGATTTTCTAGATGCGGCGTTTTTGTTGCTTTGCGCGTGTGATTAAAGATGTTCCGGCAAGACCGTGGTTACTTTCTCAGGTTCTGTCATGGGCCTTGGAGTCAAGTAACGCACTCAGAGAGTACAAAAGAAACTTTTGAAGAGTAACATTTATCAACATCTTGAACTTTAACGTGAAGATTTGCTGTAGAAGCCCGATTTTGTTGTAATATGGTCCAAACTTCTTCTCATTTGGTATTCATATAAGGACAAATTGTCACAAGCAACTCTGAACAACTACAATTTTTTGGAACTACATCACATTTTTGGCTACCCATTACCTAGAAACATCATAAAGCACGTTTGGGTACAAGGTGGGAATAGTACCAAGGAATAGTTTATGTTTGTTAACATCTTTAAGAGTATACTGGGCAAATTTCATATGGAAGGTTGACAATCTAATGCGGAACCCTGAACTTCCTTGGATACTGGATACTGTGGTTTGGATTTTGAATGGTGAATTAGCCTAACACCTCCTATCTATTTTTTTGaggaaaaattttaaattgtcaAGAATGGGATTtaaattttttcctcaaaaaaaaaaaaaaaaagattggaggtgTTAAGCTAATTCACCTTTCATCCTAACACCTCCAATCTAGAAGTAGTTATTTTCagtcaaaaaataaaagtacttatttttttaaaaaataataagctTGGCACCATTCATATTGTGCAACCTTCTGTAGCACAGAATCCAACAGTTAGCAAGGACGACTTACTAACAACTAGCATTGCTATTTGGTGCTTGTCTTCAATCGTAAACCTAACAAACCAAACACAGGAGAATGACGAAATAAGCTCTTCTCCAGGATGGTCAAATGTCGGCACTATAGGTAATCAACCTACCACGTCCCCAGCAAAACAAAATTAGAATGGAATTATggaaccaaaaaattataaattgatatgAACCCAGTTCACGCAAGCGCTGGGAAGAGGAGTGCCAAATTGTGGATCCAAGACCGGTTAGCCAAATGGTATGTGGTGGAGATACTAAATGTTCTCAGGTCATCTAAGAAATATTCCGTGATGATTATTCTGCCTTGAAGCAAGTTTTGGCTATAGGTGGGTTGGGATGGTAACATTAATATTCTTGATTGGCATCAATTTTGCATTAACCGATATCTTGGCTTTATAATCATCCGCCAGAGTTAGAAGCTGTTTTGGCCAAATATTTAAGATGATATCGATGTCCGAAATTGACTTAGGAGTGACTTTCTAAAATTGGACACTTGGACCTAATCCAAATTAATATTTGGACAAAGATTTCTGCTTATTTTCCTTCTTCGTTTTTATAGAATTACAAACATCTCGGTGGCACAGCTCAGTTAGCTCATATGTACAATTTTCTATCCAAATTTTACCC
Protein-coding regions in this window:
- the LOC105050428 gene encoding uncharacterized protein isoform X3, coding for MDRSVQRLLNRVSLAFATIATVSLLHIYYHNSLSCAPAGDAAYRHHHQTLTLTLSPFPKTSCDAAARDHITPEKRFAKLRSSRAWRSRVDAFADLFRPLHPLGLLSNASHVLCVSAGAGHEVAALHESGVADVTAVDLVDFPPLVSRSDPHNLPFFDSVFDLGFSAGLAGALFPTRFVTELERTVRRGGATVLAVDRCSPKEVDEIRALFRRSSLLEVRNVTFIGSEMTLIIMKNNGKPPS
- the LOC105050428 gene encoding uncharacterized protein isoform X1, with protein sequence MDRSVQRLLNRVSLAFATIATVSLLHIYYHNSLSCAPAGDAAYRHHHQTLTLTLSPFPKTSCDAAARDHITPEKRFAKLRSSRAWRSRVDAFADLFRPLHPLGLLSNASHVLCVSAGAGHEVAALHESGVADVTAVDLVDFPPLVSRSDPHNLPFFDSVFDLGFSAGLAGALFPTRFVTELERTVRRGGATVLAVDRCSPKEVDEIRALFRRSSLLEVTSDLLLPLMRKPFWGWGVAPQLQPKKTNPNSISICKLNKCRSGSHGAKFWVW
- the LOC105050428 gene encoding uncharacterized protein isoform X2; amino-acid sequence: MDRSVQRLLNRVSLAFATIATVSLLHIYYHNSLSCAPAGDAAYRHHHQTLTLTLSPFPKTSCDAAARDHITPEKRFAKLRSSRAWRSRVDAFADLFRPLHPLGLLSNASHVLCVSAGAGHEVAALHESGVADVTAVDLVDFPPLVSRSDPHNLPFFDSVFDLGFSAGLAGALFPTRFVTELERTVRRGGATVLAVDRCSPKEVDEIRALFRRSSLLEVALFDERQWVKAIMEFGGQKLNMNDGFYTANFVRLLMEMRQR